The Bdellovibrio sp. ZAP7 DNA segment CTGGAAAAGGGCCGGGGAATCGTAACTGAAGTGTTGGAGCAGCTGAATTCGATGCAGGCTGATTTTCACTTTAAGGTTGTTGAGATTCCAAGCAGCCGCCGGTATCAAAGTTTTACCGATGGTAAAGTGGATATGATTTTCTTTGAGGATCCTCGCTGGGAATGGAAAGACATTCCCCATTATACTATTCCTGTCGGTATCCAAGACGCTGAGGTTTATATTGCTCTTAAGAAAAAGGCGAAGGATCAAAGTTACTTCAACTCTTTAACGGGAAAACGAATCGCCGGTATTGTCGGCTACCATTATGGTTTTGCAAAATTCAATGCTGATGAAGCTTATCTGCAATCCAAGTTTAAAATTTCTTTGGTCAGTCATAATTTGGCGTCAGTGCGATTGGTTTTACATGAACGAGCCGATGTCGCTGTGGTTCCTCTGTCCTTTATCCGACGTTACTTGCGCGAAAATCCCGAGAAGAATGCCGAAGTATTGATTTCAGAAAAAGTCGATCAACATTATGATCTGCGCTTGATCGTAAATCCGAAAGCCTCCATTCCCCGCGAGCGTTTAGAAAATCTGATGTCTAAACTGGTGAAAGAACCCTCTTACCAAGCTCTCTTCTGACAATATCCGTGACTAAAATAGTGAACACTTATCAAGCAATGAAACATAAAAGTTGCGATTGTCGTTTTTTTGTTAGTTTTGGTTTTCAAAATCTAAAAAACTGCTGACCATCGAACAAATGAATGCTGGAGTATTATAGATACGTGATCACAAGATGTGATCGCACTTAACTGACATAAAGGGATTTTATGTTGAAGACGTCACTGACGACGAAAAATACATCTGCCTTTGCGGATGATGGTGATAACCGTCCTGTACCGTGGCCGTGGTAATAAAAAACCCGCTCTTTCGAAGCGGGTTTTTTATTTTTAGGCTGTGTTCTTAGAACAAGGTGTAGGCGATCGAAATTTCGCTTAGCGAGTGAATGTACCGTACAAGTAAACTGGGTCTTGAACCCAAGTACATTGTTCGACTGGTGGGTGGTGATGATCGCCAGGGTACCAGCGGCATTCACGGCGTTGGCGCATTTCACGAAGTACTTGGACTTGCAATTTAACTTCGCCGTTTTTCTCTTTGAAATCTACATACATCTTACGGCCTTGTACCATCAAAGCGCAGCGACCACGGTCAAAATCAAATTCGACAGCGTCAACTTTAGGATTCGATTTTTTGCCAGTGATATAGACTGTTCTCAAATTTCCGAAAGAAGATTGGCAGTTGTTATTTAAGATATCCGTGCCCATTTCATTGCGATATTTCAGGAAAGGTTTGTTGCCTTCAAAACCTAAAATCAACTCGCCGGAAACACCGTTAAATTGACCAGCGTAGACACCTTCATACTTTTTGGCTTTTGAAAGATATGCGTTTGGAACGCGGCCATCTTTGATTTCGACAGTTTTACAGCCCACAGCCGCAAACAGCGTAAGACCAGCTACTAGAGCTTTAATAACGTTCATAGATCCCCCTCAATAAGTTGAATAAATCATAGGCACTGCCAGAGGGCAAAAGGAAAACGAATGTTGCCGTGCTCAAATACACAAGGGGCCGAGTTGCCTGCTTGAGGAGGCCAAGAGAAAATTAATTGTCCATAAACACTTAAAAAGGAGACCCTATGAAAATCGCAATGATCGCGCTGCTCCTGGTTGGCAGCACAGCAATGGCACAGATGCCTGATACCTCGAAAATGATGGATCAAGCCAAGGGCAAGGCTTCCGATATCATGGCGGCTTGTAAAGAGGATAAGATCAAGTTCTGCGACAAGGTCACGGAAATGAATGCGATAAAAGAGTGCCTGAAGAAAAATAAAGACGGCCTCAGCGCCGGCTGCAAATCGACTCTGGGCATATAATAAAAAAACCCGCTCAAAGGAGCGGGTTTTTAGTTTCAGAGTATTTAAACTCTTACTTGTTGTAAGCGATTTTCTGTCTGCCCACCAAGCCACTTGATTTCTTAGGCAACGATGCACGCGTCACCTTAGACATCCCAGCTTGGTAGGGGCTTAAATTTGAAATCTGTCTTTTTTGAACTGGTTTCGATTTAGCAACTTTAAAACTCATTGATTCAAGAACCAATGGTTTTGCTGCTGGAGCTTGCACAACAGTGTCGACTTGCGGCTGTTGACGAGCAATTGCCACGGCTTTCACCGGAGCTGCTTTAACCGGAGCTTTAGCAACAGCTACAGAAGCCGGAGCACGGTTGGCTTTCATCACAGGCGCTTTTGCAACGGCTGTGGATTTTGGAACCGTCGCTGGTTTGAATGCTTTGACGTTGGCTTTAGCTACAACTGCTTTTGGTTGAGCTCCTTGCTTAGCAACCACAGGTATCGGCCCAGAAGCTGGCATGCGTTTTTGAGTTGGGTCTACATAAGTTTTCGTTAAAAGAGCCTGGTTGTTAGTTTTAGAACCTTCAGCTTTAGGAGCTTCATAAACTACACGGCGAGCTGGATAAATGGACCACGTTTTCACAACGCGTTTTTGTTTTTTATAACCTGGTTCTGCTTTCAAAGTAACTTTGAGGTCTTCAGAAGATGATGTGTTCCCCTGCGCGATCGCGCACAGCGGGAAGAATGCTAGAAGTGTCAAAACGATGCGATGTCTCATTTGCGGAACCTCTGCTTGTGAATCTATAAACCAATATGCAAGGGAAATGCCGTCTATAAACTAATCAGGTGTCAATGAAGCAGTATAGTTGGCGAAGGAATCGACACTGTCTAAAATAAGTTAGGCAGTCAAAATGAGTCGCTCACTTTGAGGCGACTTCACTGGTGTCGTTCGGTTCACGCCGCTCTGTTTCACATAAAAAATCGGAGACAAAATGTCTCTGAAATTTTCTGACATTCCTCTGAAAACGTATCTGTTGCAGAAGATACATTTGAGAGGTTGGCAGGCTCCTTGTATATAGGAACCGCACAGTATACACGGGGGTTAAAAATGAAAAGCGTATTGGTATCACTTGTAGTTATTGCATTCGGTGCATCAGCATTCGCAGGTCGTGGTCATCACGGTGGCGGTTACGGTCCTGGTCCAGGACATGGTCACGGTGGTGGAGGATATCATCATGGTGGTCGCGACGACAGCAACGAAGTGGCTTCAATTCTAAGTGCATACACTGGAGTTTTGATGCTGACATCGGCGACTGCTTGCGGATCCGGTGATGGTTGTGCTTACAAACAAGTGATTATGGATTCTAAGGACGATGCAGCTCTTTATATTGCTACAGAAGGTGATGAGAAGGGTGTGAAATTCGTTCGTGCAGTGGAGCTTCTTCGTAAGATGGATCCAAAAACTCAAAGTTCAGACTTTGAATTGGCTGAAGACATCATCAACTGGTAGTTGTCTAAGAAGCTATTTTCTTTTCAACATGTGACATGACTGCCTGGGTTCTTAAGTACTCGTTGTAACGAGGGTTGCCCAGGTGGTCTTCATAAACTTCAGTCCATGACTTCATCGGCGTGTAAACCACCGTCGCGTAAAGCTCTTTGCTTCCAAAAGAAAACAAATGATCTTTTCCTGTTGAATCGACTCCGCAGAAAGTATCGTAGTCCGGAAACTTCGCAATGAAGTCCTGGGTGTGATCGTGATTCACGCCTTTAAGCATATCATCCACAACATATTCAGAAGCTGAAATTTTAGTGAAGTGATAGATCGTAAATGTTCGCGGAGTGAAATTCTCGAACTGAATTTCTGATCTAACTTTTCCATAAAGTTCAAAGGCATCTTTGGCTTGAATGACTTTTCCTGTTTTCATGAATGACTTATCGGCGAGCTAGACCGGGGTCTAGAGAAAAATCTGAAAGATTTGAATAGTGTCTAAGTTTTGGTCGAAAGACGCCTCAGATTTTGGGCATAAAAAAACCCGCTCAGGGGTGAGCGGGTTTTTTACAAAAACGAAACTACTAAATACTAGTGAGCAAGTTGTGCGCAAGTAGAGTAGTTGTAACCTTGAGCAACGCACTCATTGATAGCTGCATTAGAACCACCAGAAGCGCGTGGGCAAAGGCTTGCTGCGCGAGAGTAGTCGTAACCAGTTTTAGCCATGATAGCGCTTACGTTGCAAGTCGCTGTAGTGCTTTTAGTGCAAAGAACTTTAGCTTGATCCAAGAAGTAACCTTGTTGAAGGTAGCTAGTGATACATGCGTTTGTAGAAGTTGCGAAAGCTGGAGCTGCTGCGAAAACTGAAAGAGCGATAACTAGTGATTTCATGTTAAATCCTTTTTTTAAATTTGTGTTTTTCAAACGTTAATTTCGATGGACATGATTTCGTTTATTATCGCGAAAGAGTCAATACGGCGAAGGCACAAAGCCTTCACCGTGCGTGTGAAAGGGTCTTCACAAAGCTTGTGAAATCCTTATGGGAACAGTTGGTGAAAGTGACGATTTCCCTCTTAAGATAGGGCTTTTTGGATGTCTTCGACCATGTCTTTGGGCTCGTCATTGGGAGCATATCGCTTCAAAACTTTTCCATTTTTACCAATCAAGAACTTGGTGAAGTTCCACTTGATAAGTTCGGTGCCCAAGATGCCCGGCGCAGATTCTTTCATCCATTTGTAGAGTGGGTCGGCATTACTTCCATTCACATCCACCTTGGCCATTACTGGAAATTGCACGCCGTAATTCAGTGAGCAGAACTGCTGAATCTCTTCGTTGTTGCCGGGCTCTTGCGCTCCGAATTGGTTGCAGGGAAAGCCTAATATAGTAAAGCCTTGGTCTTTGAATTTTTCGTAGAGCTCTTCCAAGCCTTTGTATTGGGGAGTGAAGCCGCATTTGCTCGCTACGTTCACGACCAGGACCACTTGGCCTTGATACTTTTCTAGTGGAATATCGTGACCTGCGGAGTCTTTAACAGTGAATGACTGAAGTGATTGTTCCATGGAGTTCTCCTAATTCTGTAATCTAGCCTAGTCGTAATCTTTATATTTGAATACAGATTTAGCGTTGTATCAAATTGAGATTTTCTGTCTGGGGACAGCTCGGTATTTCATCAAGTTAAACCCTTGTGATGCCGATATGTTACCTATGGGAATGAATATCTTTTTTCGCACATTTTCAGTTTTGATCGGCAGCTTGTTTTTGCAACCTAACGTGGTGCATGCTGAGTCTTCGATGAATGGTCGATCCTGCTCTTCGCAATATCCGTGTCCATCAGGTTATGAGTGTGTGAAGGGTGTTTCTCGTGATGATAAAACAGAGAATTATAATTGTAGGCAGAGATCGGGCTCGACTTCTGCGGCACGGGCGTCTGGGGTTGCAGGGACTACTGTTTGTTCAATGCAGTTTCAAAAATTGATGGCGCAATGCTCGAATGAAATCGCATCTACGGATGGCAATTGTGATCAAAAAAATAATCAGGGTATGAACAGCGCTTCATCGATGGCGAGTCAAATGGCTTTGGCTTATGGCGCGAAAGCGGCTTCCAGTATTTCAGAGTCCTGCACTAGCATGGCGGCATTATCTGCGACGATCAATGCGGCCGTGGCAGCTTATCGTCTGACTTGTTCCAGTGCGATTAAAGACTGTAATTCGACGTGTTCTTCGGCTCAAAGATATTTAGCAACAACGGCTGCTTGTCAAACCGACCCTAATTTGACGGCGATGAAAACCCAAGCGTCCGATTCGGTTTATCAATGTTCATCTTACACGGCAAAAATTGGTGAAGCCCAACAAGCTATGACAAACATCGCGCAAACTGCCGCGAATGCTTCTCAGTGTGCCTCGTTGACTTCGGCGGATGGAGCTACAGACCTGCCGACTCTTTGTGCGGCAAATCCAAGTCTTGCGGGTTGTGAAAACGTCGTGATGGATTGTAATAATCCATCAATGGCTTCAAATAAAGTTTGTATCTGTTCTAAAAATCCAAGTGATCCTTCTTGTTTGGGTACTTCAAATGTTGTCGGTGATTCCGGTGGTGGATTGGCGACGATTGATAATTCATCACGTACAGGTAGCTCCGCGAGTGCGAGTGATTTCACTGGCGACCTTCCAAATATTGGTATCGAACAAGCTGAGCTAAGCTCTGGCGGTAGCGATGCGGGTATTGATGGTAAGCAAGGTGGCGGCGTTTCTTTCGGTGGTTCCAGCGGTGGCAGTGGCTCCGGTGGTAAACAGGCAGGTGAAGGCACTGATCCTGCGAAAAGCACAGCTGTAAACGGTGGATTCCGTGGCGGTGGCGGCGGAGGAGGAATGTTTGGTGGAGGAGGCGGCTCTGATGGCGAAGGCCAAGGGGGCTTCTTTAATTCTGCTGCGAATGCTTTAGCTGCTAAAGGCGGGCCTGATCTTCGTCAATTCTTACCGGGTGGGGGGAAATACAATCCCAATGCTCGTGGAGTTGCGGGGGCGACGGGGCCTGATGGAATTACGGGTCCTCACACGGATATCTGGAAGAAAGTTCAGAACCGTTACCAAGTAATGAGTCCTTCTTTGCTACCTTAATTTCTTAATTATATCTTCGATCGCGGGCCGTGAATCGAGCCCGCTGCTCGCTGCATGCAGCTCCGTCGACACGCCATCGTGGCTCACCGTCGCCCGCCTTTGGCGGGTGCGCGCATCCATGCGCCGACGGAGGTCGACTTCGTGCACGCATCGATCATCGGGCTCGCTTCACGGCCCTCGGTGAACTTCTTATTAAAAATTAGATAGCTCGAAGGGAGATCGCTCTTGTTGCGATCCCTTGGATTTCTTTTTTTGGGTTGTGGCCCTTATTCTTAGATAGAAATTAGATGAGGGCGTGAAGGGATTCGATGGTTTGTTTTCTTGAGGTTGAATCTACTACTACTGTTACGCTCATGGCGCTCATTATTAGTTTGTGGGCTTGGAGTTGGGCGCCGTCCATTTTTTCTAGGACTTTTTGGGGGATTTCTGGGGAGGTGGCGCCTGTGCACGTTAGAGTTACTGTTGAGAAATCAGTTGGGTTGAGGGTGAAGCTTTTTTGAGCTTGGAGTTCGCGTTTTACTGCGCCCATTGTTTCTTGGGGGCCTGTTAGCAGGATTTCTGCGTGGTCTTTGTTGATTTCACAGTGCAAAAGTTGCGGGAAGGCGATTTGTTTTTCTTCGAACAGGGCTTGCAACTGCTTGAGGGCTTTTGCAGTGTTTTTTTCCTGGGATTTGATTTCCAGAACTGTTTCGTGGGAGTTCAGTGACAAGGCTTTGCAGGACTCGAACATATTCAATCCTTTTTTTACTAATGTGCCGTCGGAAGTTTTGTTGGATGCGGGGCCGATGTACAGTGTGACTTCGCGGACTTTGGCTAATTCCACTGAGCGGTAGTGCAGGACTTTGGCGCCCCAGAAAGTCATTTCCATTAATTGATCGTAGTTCAGCTCTTGCAAGGGCTTTGCTGATTTTACGATGTTG contains these protein-coding regions:
- a CDS encoding ABC transporter substrate-binding protein, encoding MKLWLLAVLFIIPGISFAEANTATLRKTVLVGAYGFAPYYDLEKGRGIVTEVLEQLNSMQADFHFKVVEIPSSRRYQSFTDGKVDMIFFEDPRWEWKDIPHYTIPVGIQDAEVYIALKKKAKDQSYFNSLTGKRIAGIVGYHYGFAKFNADEAYLQSKFKISLVSHNLASVRLVLHERADVAVVPLSFIRRYLRENPEKNAEVLISEKVDQHYDLRLIVNPKASIPRERLENLMSKLVKEPSYQALF
- a CDS encoding glutathione peroxidase produces the protein MEQSLQSFTVKDSAGHDIPLEKYQGQVVLVVNVASKCGFTPQYKGLEELYEKFKDQGFTILGFPCNQFGAQEPGNNEEIQQFCSLNYGVQFPVMAKVDVNGSNADPLYKWMKESAPGILGTELIKWNFTKFLIGKNGKVLKRYAPNDEPKDMVEDIQKALS
- a CDS encoding DUF2388 domain-containing protein, with amino-acid sequence MKSVLVSLVVIAFGASAFAGRGHHGGGYGPGPGHGHGGGGYHHGGRDDSNEVASILSAYTGVLMLTSATACGSGDGCAYKQVIMDSKDDAALYIATEGDEKGVKFVRAVELLRKMDPKTQSSDFELAEDIINW
- a CDS encoding aspartate kinase encodes the protein MKPLIVQKYGGATLADPEKIKAVSARVANQANDNSLIVVVSAMGKTTNSLIDLAAQVSTHPQRREMDMLMSVGERISMSLVSMALNDLGCPAISFTGSQAGIFTDDSHVNAFIKDVKAFRVEEALKSEKVVILAGFQGVSPTTKEITTLGRGGSDTSAVAMAAAFNAERCEILKDVPAVFTADPNIVKSAKPLQELNYDQLMEMTFWGAKVLHYRSVELAKVREVTLYIGPASNKTSDGTLVKKGLNMFESCKALSLNSHETVLEIKSQEKNTAKALKQLQALFEEKQIAFPQLLHCEINKDHAEILLTGPQETMGAVKRELQAQKSFTLNPTDFSTVTLTCTGATSPEIPQKVLEKMDGAQLQAHKLIMSAMSVTVVVDSTSRKQTIESLHALI